In the genome of Sinobacterium caligoides, one region contains:
- a CDS encoding MarC family protein — MDPISAFFTLLFVMDPLGNIPVFLSVLKDVDEKRRMKIIAREMLFALCIMLCFLFFGSHFLGALNLDQQAVQISGAIVLFLIALRMIFPQEGGIMGSHNIGGEPFIVPLAIPCVAGPSALAILMLMTHNENESMWVWSGVMISAWLVSSFVFLLSPFFYRLLQERGLIAIERLMGMILVMISVQMGLEGLKSFLSI; from the coding sequence ATGGATCCCATCTCAGCCTTCTTTACCCTGTTATTTGTGATGGACCCACTGGGTAATATTCCTGTCTTCCTCTCCGTGCTGAAAGATGTTGACGAGAAGCGGCGAATGAAAATCATCGCCCGTGAGATGCTGTTTGCCCTCTGCATCATGCTTTGCTTCCTGTTCTTCGGTAGCCATTTTCTCGGCGCCCTGAACCTCGACCAGCAAGCGGTACAAATTAGCGGTGCAATTGTCTTGTTTCTGATTGCCCTGCGGATGATCTTCCCGCAAGAAGGCGGCATCATGGGTAGCCACAATATTGGTGGCGAGCCCTTCATCGTGCCATTAGCGATTCCCTGTGTCGCCGGTCCCTCTGCTCTCGCCATCCTGATGTTGATGACCCATAACGAAAATGAAAGCATGTGGGTCTGGAGCGGCGTGATGATCAGCGCCTGGCTGGTCTCATCCTTCGTCTTTCTACTGTCACCCTTCTTTTATAGGCTATTACAGGAGCGTGGCCTCATCGCCATCGAACGCTTAATGGGTATGATTCTGGTGATGATCTCTGTACAGATGGGCCTTGAAGGGCTGAAAAGTTTTCTCAGCATCTAA
- a CDS encoding TonB-dependent receptor plug domain-containing protein: MTAQRPLVRAIKLALSGAFIAGATLPMHVANAQEEKTMEEVVITGSRISRDEFASSSPMAVYDATDLENSNASSIDEFLMKTPEFTGSNLGSSTNNGGSGGKMVNLRGLGYKRTLVLINGRRQVSSFVGGPNDLGAVDLNTIPMGMVERIEVLKDGASTAYGSDAIAGVVNVILRKRFDGVKLTGGGGAGTDGWDGKNKDLSFLMGTSNDQGGMVLGLEYHKQEEIIQADRKWGEYSTWAIRDPDTGRFVDEKQGSSNSRTILPVSGGAYVVDAKTGSVRPFNPATDTYNYAPVNALLTPNERWQISAAGDHELFSDSLVGQVNAHAELSYTKRTSHQRLAPDASFGKGSYADKASNFVPEANPYNPFDEDVTVRRRFVESDGRVSNQSVDTYRMNLGFNGELDNGINWDANYVLADNSEIKEYKGSHRYDRWATAVDPQKCAADANCAAAGVLNPFDDFGSITGQQMDYLLANSLKDQYHTRMEQLAFNVNGDLPGLPAGDIGWAIGAEKRTDFAEIKPDEFSAGGLTTGGSVAPLSGEQNVKEYYGELLLPLISDLPLAQQVNLEASVRHSKYDTSAGSNTSYRAAVDWMFNDDFRARTVLSTGFRAPNTVELLSQTVDNPIVENWCEFTDLRNDISDTAKANCASLGYGGMYETGYQYQPEYAQTASTGKLGPEESKTFTFGLVWTPAAIENLRFSVDYFDIEIDSYIEKPDINAMSLTCLESENFSSPACNNFATDKVQGTGIGNKETLGVTQDATSPLANLGTLTTSGLDFATDYAMDINFLSAHTLQAGLSGTWLREYKKDFGDLGSVDYVGTAGSSDVFPEFRINANIGLVSDDWSVQWMMRWMDKSEDLLRPAAITTDAVAEAVLYHDLVATYSYKNLDLSVGVDNVTDVAPPQYHSGFNMHTAPGVYDTIGRRAWFKVGMNF; this comes from the coding sequence ATGACTGCACAAAGACCCCTGGTGCGTGCCATTAAACTCGCCTTGAGTGGCGCATTTATCGCTGGCGCAACCCTGCCGATGCATGTAGCTAACGCGCAAGAAGAAAAAACAATGGAGGAGGTCGTTATTACTGGCTCTCGCATCTCAAGAGATGAGTTCGCCTCCTCCAGCCCAATGGCCGTATACGACGCCACTGACTTAGAAAATTCCAATGCCTCAAGCATTGATGAATTCCTGATGAAAACACCGGAGTTCACAGGCTCAAATTTAGGCAGCAGCACCAATAACGGCGGCAGCGGCGGCAAGATGGTCAACCTACGCGGCCTCGGTTACAAGCGTACGCTTGTATTGATTAATGGCCGTCGTCAAGTCAGCAGCTTTGTTGGTGGCCCAAACGACTTAGGGGCCGTCGACTTAAACACCATACCAATGGGCATGGTTGAGAGAATAGAAGTTCTTAAGGACGGTGCCTCAACCGCCTACGGCTCTGATGCAATTGCCGGTGTCGTCAATGTCATCCTGCGCAAGCGCTTCGACGGCGTCAAACTCACCGGTGGTGGCGGTGCTGGCACCGATGGCTGGGACGGTAAGAACAAAGACCTCTCATTCTTGATGGGCACCTCAAATGACCAAGGCGGCATGGTCCTTGGCTTGGAATACCACAAGCAAGAAGAAATCATTCAAGCAGATCGCAAGTGGGGTGAGTACTCAACCTGGGCAATACGTGATCCTGATACAGGCCGCTTCGTTGACGAAAAACAAGGGTCATCTAACAGCCGCACAATTCTCCCTGTAAGTGGCGGTGCATATGTTGTCGACGCTAAGACAGGAAGTGTACGTCCATTCAACCCTGCCACAGACACCTATAACTATGCCCCGGTTAACGCACTGTTAACGCCCAATGAACGCTGGCAGATCAGCGCGGCTGGCGATCATGAGCTATTTAGCGACAGTCTCGTCGGCCAAGTTAATGCCCATGCCGAATTGAGCTATACCAAGCGCACCTCTCATCAACGCCTAGCCCCTGACGCATCATTTGGCAAAGGGTCTTATGCTGACAAGGCTAGCAACTTCGTACCTGAAGCGAACCCTTACAACCCTTTTGACGAGGACGTCACAGTGCGTCGTCGGTTCGTTGAGTCTGACGGCCGTGTCTCTAACCAAAGTGTCGACACCTACCGCATGAACCTCGGCTTTAATGGTGAGCTAGATAATGGTATCAACTGGGATGCTAACTACGTACTTGCCGATAACAGTGAGATTAAGGAATACAAAGGCTCACACCGTTATGACCGTTGGGCCACCGCAGTCGACCCTCAGAAGTGTGCCGCCGACGCAAACTGCGCAGCAGCAGGCGTCTTAAATCCTTTCGATGATTTTGGCTCAATTACCGGCCAACAGATGGACTATCTGTTAGCGAATTCACTGAAAGATCAGTACCACACCCGCATGGAGCAGTTAGCTTTTAACGTTAACGGTGACCTGCCTGGTTTACCTGCCGGTGATATCGGCTGGGCCATCGGTGCCGAGAAACGTACCGATTTTGCAGAGATCAAGCCCGATGAATTCTCCGCTGGCGGCCTCACAACTGGCGGTTCCGTCGCACCATTGAGTGGCGAGCAGAACGTTAAGGAATACTATGGCGAACTGTTGCTGCCGTTAATTTCGGACCTACCACTGGCACAGCAAGTAAACCTAGAGGCCTCAGTACGACACTCGAAATATGACACGAGCGCCGGTAGCAACACTTCATACCGTGCTGCTGTCGACTGGATGTTCAACGATGACTTCCGTGCACGTACAGTGCTATCGACGGGTTTCCGCGCACCCAATACTGTCGAATTACTCAGCCAAACGGTCGACAATCCAATCGTAGAAAACTGGTGTGAGTTCACCGATCTACGTAACGACATCAGCGATACAGCCAAGGCTAACTGCGCCTCCCTCGGATACGGTGGCATGTATGAAACAGGCTATCAGTATCAGCCAGAATATGCTCAAACAGCATCAACTGGCAAGCTAGGACCAGAGGAATCTAAAACTTTCACCTTTGGCTTAGTCTGGACTCCTGCGGCGATCGAAAACCTCCGCTTCAGCGTTGACTATTTCGACATTGAAATCGATTCATACATCGAGAAACCCGACATCAACGCAATGTCACTCACCTGTCTTGAGTCGGAGAACTTCTCATCACCCGCCTGTAATAACTTCGCTACAGATAAGGTTCAAGGCACTGGCATTGGCAATAAAGAGACATTGGGCGTAACTCAGGATGCGACCTCACCTCTGGCCAACCTTGGTACGCTCACCACCTCTGGCCTCGACTTTGCAACCGACTACGCGATGGATATCAACTTCCTTAGCGCTCATACGCTGCAAGCTGGCCTTTCTGGAACATGGTTACGCGAATACAAGAAAGACTTCGGTGACCTAGGTAGCGTCGATTATGTTGGTACAGCTGGTTCGTCAGATGTATTCCCCGAGTTCCGTATTAACGCTAATATAGGCCTCGTCTCCGACGACTGGTCGGTACAATGGATGATGCGCTGGATGGACAAATCGGAGGATCTGCTGCGCCCTGCTGCAATCACCACCGATGCTGTTGCTGAAGCTGTTCTTTACCATGACCTCGTGGCAACTTACAGCTACAAGAATCTTGACCTCAGTGTTGGTGTAGATAACGTTACTGATGTTGCACCTCCGCAATATCACAGTGGCTTTAACATGCACACGGCTCCTGGCGTCTACGACACCATCGGTCGTCGCGCATGGTTCAAAGTCGGCATGAATTTCTAA
- a CDS encoding MarC family protein has translation MDPISAFFTLLFVMDPLGNIPVFLSVLKDVDEKRRSKIIAREMLFALGIMLCFLFFGSNFLDALNLNQQAVQISGAIVLFLIALRMIFPREGGIMGSHNIGGEPFIVPLAVPCVAGPSALAILMLMTHNENESMWVWSGVMISAWLVSSIVFLLSPFFYRLLQERGLIAIERLMGMILVMISVQMGLEGVKSFLGL, from the coding sequence ATGGATCCCATCTCAGCTTTCTTCACCCTATTATTCGTCATGGACCCGCTGGGAAATATCCCCGTTTTTCTCTCCGTATTAAAAGATGTCGACGAGAAACGTCGCAGCAAGATCATCGCCAGAGAGATGCTCTTTGCCCTCGGCATCATGCTCTGCTTCCTGTTCTTCGGCAGCAATTTTCTCGACGCCCTGAATCTCAATCAGCAGGCAGTACAGATCAGCGGCGCGATTGTGCTATTCCTCATCGCCCTACGGATGATCTTCCCCCGCGAAGGCGGCATCATGGGCAGTCATAATATTGGTGGCGAGCCCTTCATCGTGCCGCTGGCCGTGCCCTGTGTCGCCGGTCCCTCAGCCCTCGCCATCTTGATGCTGATGACCCATAACGAAAATGAAAGTATGTGGGTCTGGAGCGGCGTGATGATCAGCGCCTGGCTGGTCTCATCGATCGTATTCTTGCTCTCACCGTTCTTCTATAGACTACTGCAGGAACGCGGACTGATCGCTATCGAACGCTTGATGGGCATGATCTTAGTGATGATCTCAGTGCAGATGGGCCTAGAGGGGGTGAAGAGCTTTCTCGGCCTCTAA
- a CDS encoding peroxiredoxin, which produces MQINVGDKLPNLTLKVMGDQGPEEISIEKITAAKKVVWFAVPGAFTPGCSNTHLPGYVVLADEIKAKGVDHIVCLSVNDAFVMGAWGKAQNAEALIMLADGNGELTEAMGLTMDASGYQMGARSQRYAMIIEDGVVTHIAVEPKGGIDVSAAEKILTLL; this is translated from the coding sequence ATGCAGATTAATGTCGGGGATAAGCTACCTAATTTGACCTTGAAGGTGATGGGCGATCAGGGGCCAGAAGAAATTAGTATCGAGAAGATTACAGCGGCTAAAAAAGTTGTTTGGTTTGCCGTACCAGGTGCCTTTACACCGGGCTGTTCGAACACCCATCTACCGGGTTATGTGGTACTTGCCGATGAGATTAAGGCTAAGGGTGTGGATCACATTGTTTGCCTCTCGGTCAACGATGCTTTTGTGATGGGTGCCTGGGGTAAGGCGCAGAATGCTGAGGCGCTGATCATGTTGGCTGATGGTAATGGCGAGTTAACGGAGGCGATGGGCTTGACCATGGATGCCAGTGGTTATCAGATGGGGGCGCGCAGCCAGCGTTACGCGATGATTATCGAGGACGGCGTGGTGACACATATTGCGGTCGAGCCAAAAGGTGGTATCGATGTGTCGGCGGCGGAGAAAATCCTCACCTTATTGTAG
- a CDS encoding DUF6804 family protein, producing the protein MARIILISLLLLLLVMACFEGYYESLLVARLLVIAGFVWAAVAAKHNGYSEMYWAFLAVALLFVPAVSEQFYALSRSFIDIFALVLLVVSHHKICKRKIVVLRRCLDT; encoded by the coding sequence TTGGCGCGTATAATATTAATAAGCTTGTTACTGCTGCTATTGGTGATGGCCTGTTTTGAGGGTTACTACGAAAGCCTCTTGGTCGCTAGGCTGTTAGTGATTGCCGGCTTTGTTTGGGCGGCCGTTGCCGCCAAGCATAACGGTTACTCTGAGATGTATTGGGCCTTTCTTGCTGTGGCGCTATTATTTGTCCCTGCGGTGAGTGAGCAATTTTATGCCCTTTCTCGCTCCTTCATCGACATCTTTGCCCTGGTACTATTAGTTGTCAGTCATCATAAAATTTGCAAAAGGAAGATAGTGGTGTTGCGTCGCTGTTTAGATACTTAG